A part of Thermodesulfobacteriota bacterium genomic DNA contains:
- the aprA gene encoding adenylyl-sulfate reductase subunit alpha — protein sequence MALPNKPLGELPVVANPAIAEHECDILIVGGGMAACGTAFEIKKWAPAGTKIILVDKAAMERSGAVAQGLSAINTYIGENPIENYVKMVRNDLMGLVREDLIYDLGRHVDESVKLFEEWGLPIWKVADDGSNLDGAQPAPTLRQGGKPVRTGKWQIMINGESYKCIVAEAGKKALGEENIMERVFIVKLLLDKNVPNQIAGAVGFSTRENKVHVFKCKTMLVACGGAVNIFRPRSTGEGKGRAWYPVWNAGSTYTMCAQVGATLTMMENRFTPARFKDGYGPVGAWFLLFKAKVQNGLGEFYANSAAVKDELAKFMPYGGSPVTPTCLRNHLMLNELKAGRGPIYMATDVALNAFLEAKRAAGMDEKSVKKFWKHLESEAWEDFLDMSVGQAGLWAGMNIEPEKVGSEIMPTEPYMLGSHSGCCGIWCSGPNEAWVPDIQGKTRAHQYKWGYNRMTTVDGLFTAGDGVGASGHKFSSGSHAEGRIVAKQMVKYCRDHASFKPELKQTAADLAAEIYAPAKLYLDNVAATTAADVNPNYVKPGHLMMRLMKATDEYGGGVATYYMTSGKLLNICLDLLRMLREDAAIMAAGDLHELMRAWENYHRIWCVETHIRHMEFRKESRFPGFYYRSDFPAVDEENWRCFVNSTFNPETKEWKCEKVDIVNIIPTDPWL from the coding sequence ATGGCACTGCCGAACAAACCGCTGGGCGAACTGCCCGTTGTAGCCAACCCCGCCATCGCCGAGCACGAGTGCGATATCCTCATCGTCGGCGGCGGCATGGCCGCCTGCGGCACCGCCTTTGAGATCAAGAAGTGGGCCCCCGCCGGGACGAAGATCATCCTGGTGGACAAGGCAGCCATGGAGCGCTCCGGCGCGGTGGCTCAGGGGCTTTCGGCCATCAACACCTACATCGGCGAAAACCCCATCGAGAACTACGTCAAGATGGTCCGCAACGACCTCATGGGTCTGGTGCGCGAGGATCTGATCTATGACCTCGGCCGTCACGTGGACGAGTCTGTGAAGCTCTTCGAGGAGTGGGGTCTGCCGATCTGGAAGGTGGCCGACGACGGCTCCAACCTGGACGGCGCTCAGCCGGCCCCGACCCTGCGCCAGGGTGGCAAGCCGGTCCGGACCGGTAAGTGGCAGATCATGATCAACGGCGAGTCCTACAAGTGCATCGTCGCCGAGGCCGGCAAGAAGGCCCTGGGCGAAGAGAACATCATGGAGCGGGTCTTCATCGTCAAGCTGCTCCTGGACAAGAACGTGCCCAACCAGATCGCCGGGGCGGTGGGCTTCAGCACCCGCGAGAACAAGGTCCATGTCTTCAAGTGCAAGACCATGCTGGTTGCCTGCGGCGGCGCCGTGAACATCTTCCGGCCGCGGTCCACCGGCGAGGGCAAGGGCCGCGCCTGGTACCCGGTGTGGAACGCGGGCTCCACCTACACCATGTGTGCGCAGGTGGGCGCCACCCTGACCATGATGGAGAACCGCTTCACCCCCGCCCGGTTCAAGGACGGCTACGGCCCGGTGGGCGCCTGGTTCCTCCTCTTCAAGGCCAAGGTGCAGAATGGTCTTGGCGAGTTCTACGCCAACTCCGCAGCGGTCAAGGACGAGCTGGCCAAGTTCATGCCTTACGGCGGCTCCCCGGTCACCCCGACCTGCCTGCGGAACCACCTGATGCTCAACGAGCTGAAGGCCGGCCGCGGCCCCATCTACATGGCCACTGACGTCGCCCTCAACGCCTTCCTGGAGGCCAAGCGGGCAGCCGGCATGGATGAGAAGTCGGTCAAGAAGTTCTGGAAGCACCTGGAGTCCGAGGCGTGGGAGGACTTCCTCGACATGTCCGTGGGCCAGGCCGGCCTGTGGGCAGGCATGAACATCGAGCCGGAGAAGGTCGGCTCCGAGATCATGCCCACCGAGCCCTACATGCTGGGCTCCCATTCCGGCTGCTGCGGCATCTGGTGCTCCGGTCCCAACGAGGCCTGGGTACCGGACATCCAGGGCAAGACCCGGGCCCACCAGTACAAGTGGGGCTACAACCGGATGACCACCGTTGACGGTCTGTTCACCGCGGGTGACGGCGTCGGCGCCTCCGGCCACAAGTTCTCCTCCGGCTCCCATGCCGAGGGTCGCATCGTCGCCAAGCAGATGGTGAAGTACTGTCGCGATCATGCCAGCTTCAAGCCGGAGCTGAAGCAGACCGCTGCCGATCTGGCCGCCGAGATTTACGCACCGGCCAAGCTCTACCTGGACAACGTGGCCGCGACCACGGCCGCCGATGTCAACCCCAACTACGTCAAGCCTGGCCACCTCATGATGCGCCTGATGAAGGCCACCGATGAGTACGGCGGTGGTGTGGCGACCTATTACATGACCTCGGGCAAGCTGCTGAACATCTGCCTGGATCTTCTGCGGATGCTGCGTGAGGACGCTGCGATCATGGCGGCCGGGGACCTGCATGAGCTGATGCGGGCTTGGGAGAACTACCACCGGATCTGGTGCGTGGAGACCCACATCCGGCATATGGAGTTCCGGAAGGAATCCCGCTTCCCCGGCTTCTACTATCGGTCCGACTTCCCGGCCGTGGACGAGGAGAACTGGCGCTGCTTCGTCAACTCCACGTTCAATCCGGAGACCAAGGAATGGAAGTGCGAGAAGGTGGACATCGTCAACATCATCCCGACGGATCCGTGGCTGTAG